The DNA window AGTTTGTTTCCAAATAAACATACAGCTTCTGGTTTCCAGAGACCGAAACCGTGCGTTTCTCAGAGAATACTAGATTGTCTCCTACAACATACATCGTTTGATGAGGACCATAATAATTAGCACCATTATAACGAATGAAATCAGGTAACGTTTGTTGTAATGAATCCCGCTTCATACTCATATTTGTGAATAGCACCGGATCTTGGGCGTCAGGCATAATATAAGCCGTTAAACCAATGTACGGGTTCGTAAAATTAACCAAGTTGATCTTCTGATTAATCGAGGCCATGATTTGCGATTTCCGGTAAATCTGCTTCTCTTGAAGAAAATCAGAAACTTCAGCTACAATCCCTCCGTCAAGCGCAAACTGCTTGGAGGCAAAATCCAAGTTATCGATGGCATTTTCTAAGTTAAACGCCTCTTGCTTCAGACTGGCACTAATCCCACTATGTATTTTACCAGTTAGAATAGAGTGGATCGAGGCATACGTTACGATTCCTACCAATATTAGCGGAAGTAAGGATCCAATCATTAAATGAATCACTAATGTCCGCCTAAGCGATCGGGCTGGATTTCGTTGATCCCGAAGAGGAGATGCTGTCATTTAAGAGATCTTCTCCTTCAATAGTCATATTTTGTCATTGTCATCTATCAATACAATAACAGAATATATTAAATATGAGAACGCTCAGGCAGATCAGCGTGAATGCCAATCTACCTGAGGTTCGGGGGAAATTATATTTTATTGAACACTTTTGCGAGCTTCGAATAATTCTTCAGCTTTTTTAATCGAGAACTCCATGACGTCGGTATAGCCGAGACCATTAACTTTGTCATGCATTTCTTTATTCAACTTATCAAACTCCGCTTGATCCTTAGCGAATACCATCTTCCACGAATACTGCTGGATAACAGTACCGATTTGTTTGTTCTTCTGCTCTAACGATTTGTCCATAAGTAGTGGTTCTTTACCTGTAAAGCCTTGCGGTGCAATTGCAATCAGATTATTCTTAACAAAATATTCTTTAGGTGTAAGCACGCCCATCTTGTCTCTCCAATCGCTGTCGAGCTTGCTTGGGTTGCGTTCAAGCGTCGTCGTCCACAAATTGTGGTCGTATGGTTCATTCGTTTCCGGATTCGTCATCGCAGGAACTACAAAAGAGAAGTTCATTTGGTTTTGACCATAATAGTAATCGCCACTACCAAATTCTTCAGGAATTTGCGTGTTTTGTTGGTCTGCATAAGCATTCCAACCGAAATCAGTAACAAATGGCTTACCGTCAGCATTAATGTCCCAAGTCAATCCTTTTGGACCATTTGGAACAGCTGTACCACTACCAGCGGAGATCATAGCACCTTCAGGTGTATACATCCAGTTGATGAATTCCATAATCCGCTCTGGATCTTGCGCTTTGGCACCGATTGAAATAACGCCGTTACTTCCGTATACGTTAAAGCCTGTAGAATACATTAATTCACCTTTGAATGGAACAAGTGCAAAACCTTTTCCTGCAGCTTGATTCTCTTCGGTATTGTAGTTAGCTGCACCAAGCCATGGGAACCAAGAGAATAATAAACGTCCATCTTTATACTTAGCAACTACATCATCAAATTTTTGTGTTAAGGAATCTGGATCCACCAGTCCCATTTGATTGGCATCAAAGTAAAGTTGAAGTGACTTCATATACCAGCTTTCTGGAGATAGGAAATCGTAATACTTCTCTTCGTCTGCCTTCACATACACGGCCGTATCAGGAATTTCATCGTAACCCAACATGTTTGCGAACTGTTTGGCAAGCGTCAGCTTGTAGTTACCATCCCAATCAGACCAAAGTGAGAATGCGTATGTCTTTTTACCTTTTGAGTTCTTGGGTTCAAGCTCTTGCATTTTTTTCAATACAGGAAGGTAGTCTTCGATTGAATTGATTTCCGGCGCACCTACTTGTTGGTACAAATCCCAGCGCAAATCTGGGCCCCATGTCATGTCTTTCCCTTCGGAAGCACCTTTTGGATTGGAGGCTACATTGTTTCCTATTCCGTATATAGCAGTACCTCCACCAAAGGATATTTTTGCTTTTTCAGTAGCTTTGGGGAATGAAGCTGCGATGTCTTTGCCGTATTTGTTCAATAGATCGTCTTTGTTCCAATCGAGTAGCAAATTACCTTTGATGGCATTTGGATAATGGGTCTTGTCATCACCGAAAATGATGATATCTCCCAGATTCCCTGAAGCCATCATCGCTGCGATTTTCGTATCTCCACCTGTTAGATTGGAGGCAACAATATCAAGCTCAATGTTGAATTTATCCTTGATGATCTTGGCGAACCATCCAGTTTGTACTCCGCCATAGTTAGCGGTTGTTGAGAATACGGTTAGTTTGAGCGGTTTCGAATGGTCGAGTCCTGTCTCCTCAGGTGTTGTTGAATTAGCTGGATCGTTTTCTTTTTGAACGGTTGTACCTGAGTTACCTGTGTTGGCAGGTGCAGATTGTTTCGTATTATTTCCCCCGCCACAACCAGCCATGACGACAACCAGCAAAACTGTCATCATAATCAATAATGATTTCTTGAATCTCATAGGTCTGTAGAGCCTCCCCTTCTTACTGTTTATTAGCTCAACTTCGCTTAAGCGAAGATAAACCCAATCTCATTTTTTAGTGACTGTTATTGCCATCTTCTTATCCCTTAACTGCTCCGATCATAATTCCCTTTACAAAGAACCGTTGGAAGAAAGGATAGACAATCAGAATTGGCAACACCACGATCATCGTAACTGTCATTCTGACCGAGGTAGGTGTCTGCATGTTGGCTACACTTGCCGCCATATCCGTTGAATTACGAATTAAGGCAGCCAAGGAGCTTGATTCATTCAAATACCGCCATAACAAGAATTGCAGCGTGAAGTACTTCGTTTCTGTCATCAAGAAGGCAGTATCTATGAAGGAATTCCACTGATTTACCGCCGAGAAAATCGTAATAGTTGCTAGTATTGGCGTCGTCAAAGGAATGATGATGCTCCAGAATACTCGGAAATATCCAGCACCATCTAGCTGTGCCGATTCTTCTAAAGAAGCCGGGATGGCTTCAACAAACGTTTTGATCAGAATAATGTTAAATGGCGTAATAATGGTGGGCAGAATATATGCCAGGTAGTTATTGGTCAGGTGCAGGTTGTTCATCGTGATATACCAAGGAATAAGTCCTGCGCTGAAATACATCGTGACGACAATACTGCGATACCATACTTGCCGTCCCCACATTTCCTTCTTCGTAAACAGATATCCCAAGAAAGACGATGCTCCAACGGTTAAAAGAGTACCCACAACTGTCCGGTAAAGCGAGACAAGTGCCGCATGACTCAAACCACTGATATTTAGCACCTTCATGTAATTATCAAAATGAATTTCTCTTGGGTAGAAAGTGATGTACCCAGCTGAACTTAGATCATTGGAGCTAATCGTATTTATGAATAAATAGTAGAACGGATAAATACATGTCAGTGTAAACAGACCAAAGAGTGCGTACAGGATGATTTGAAAGAACACTTCTCCTGGCCCCATTTTTTTTCTCTTCATATCGATCCCCCTCGCTAGATGATGGATTCTCCACGAACCACCTTAGATAATTTGTTAGCCCCGAACAGCAAGATGACGCTGACAACCGACTTGAGCATGCTGACTGCGGTAGCAAATGGGAAATTGTTCGCAAAGGCAATGTTATACACATACAAATCTAGTACTTCGATGGAGTCCTTGTTCATCGCGTTCTGAAAAGCGAAATACTGCTCCATTCCGTTATTGACAAAGTTACCAATCGAGAGCAATAACAGAACGAAGAAGGTCGGAATGAGTCCTGGCACGGTAATATGCCATATTTTCCGAAAACGATTGGCCCCGTCTACTTCAGCAGCCTCGTACAATTCCTGATCTATTCCGGCAATCGCTGCTAGATAGAGAATGGCTCCCCAACCCAGGGATTTCCACCAATACCAGAGAATCATCGTAATCCAGACATTAGAACTGGAAGCCAGAAAGTTAACTCCTT is part of the Paenibacillus segetis genome and encodes:
- a CDS encoding ABC transporter substrate-binding protein, whose amino-acid sequence is MRFKKSLLIMMTVLLVVVMAGCGGGNNTKQSAPANTGNSGTTVQKENDPANSTTPEETGLDHSKPLKLTVFSTTANYGGVQTGWFAKIIKDKFNIELDIVASNLTGGDTKIAAMMASGNLGDIIIFGDDKTHYPNAIKGNLLLDWNKDDLLNKYGKDIAASFPKATEKAKISFGGGTAIYGIGNNVASNPKGASEGKDMTWGPDLRWDLYQQVGAPEINSIEDYLPVLKKMQELEPKNSKGKKTYAFSLWSDWDGNYKLTLAKQFANMLGYDEIPDTAVYVKADEEKYYDFLSPESWYMKSLQLYFDANQMGLVDPDSLTQKFDDVVAKYKDGRLLFSWFPWLGAANYNTEENQAAGKGFALVPFKGELMYSTGFNVYGSNGVISIGAKAQDPERIMEFINWMYTPEGAMISAGSGTAVPNGPKGLTWDINADGKPFVTDFGWNAYADQQNTQIPEEFGSGDYYYGQNQMNFSFVVPAMTNPETNEPYDHNLWTTTLERNPSKLDSDWRDKMGVLTPKEYFVKNNLIAIAPQGFTGKEPLLMDKSLEQKNKQIGTVIQQYSWKMVFAKDQAEFDKLNKEMHDKVNGLGYTDVMEFSIKKAEELFEARKSVQ
- a CDS encoding carbohydrate ABC transporter permease; its protein translation is MKRKKMGPGEVFFQIILYALFGLFTLTCIYPFYYLFINTISSNDLSSAGYITFYPREIHFDNYMKVLNISGLSHAALVSLYRTVVGTLLTVGASSFLGYLFTKKEMWGRQVWYRSIVVTMYFSAGLIPWYITMNNLHLTNNYLAYILPTIITPFNIILIKTFVEAIPASLEESAQLDGAGYFRVFWSIIIPLTTPILATITIFSAVNQWNSFIDTAFLMTETKYFTLQFLLWRYLNESSSLAALIRNSTDMAASVANMQTPTSVRMTVTMIVVLPILIVYPFFQRFFVKGIMIGAVKG